The Halomicronema hongdechloris C2206 genome includes a window with the following:
- the yidC gene encoding membrane protein insertase YidC: MDFGIGFLSNNIMLPILDFFYGIVPSYGLAIVALTLVIRFALYPLNAGSIRNMRRMKVAQPVMQKQVKEIQERYKDNPTKLQEEMGKVYKEFGNPLAGCFPILLQMPILFALFATLRGSPFADVTYDVNLQIFPQEKVEQIQPQTFSTSPKTIYVSDGSHFPISAVVPGGDRLVTGEATDIRLQSDEGAGITELSQQYGDQPLKPTWTVTKGEDLVSIDEDGHLTALAPGDVTVQAKVPGLAANKGFLFIKALGRVGVVGDEGDIHWDILSMVLFFGISLYVNQILSGQSGGSGNPQQNAINKFTPIIFSGMFLFFPLPAGVLMYMVIANVFQTLQSFILSREPLPENLQKIVDAEASKSSTKSSDDGRKPLPFEPGHSKKKA, translated from the coding sequence ATGGATTTTGGTATCGGTTTCCTGTCTAACAACATTATGCTGCCGATCCTGGACTTCTTCTACGGGATCGTCCCCAGCTATGGATTAGCGATTGTAGCATTAACCTTAGTAATCCGATTTGCGCTCTATCCCCTCAATGCTGGCTCCATCCGGAACATGCGACGCATGAAGGTGGCTCAGCCAGTCATGCAGAAGCAAGTCAAGGAGATCCAGGAGCGTTACAAAGACAATCCCACCAAGCTTCAAGAGGAGATGGGGAAAGTCTATAAAGAGTTTGGCAATCCTCTGGCGGGATGCTTTCCTATTCTGCTGCAAATGCCTATCCTGTTCGCCCTATTTGCAACCTTAAGGGGATCGCCCTTTGCAGATGTCACCTACGACGTTAACTTACAGATTTTTCCTCAGGAAAAGGTCGAACAAATTCAACCTCAGACATTCTCAACCTCACCTAAGACAATTTATGTCTCCGACGGTTCCCACTTCCCTATCTCAGCAGTCGTCCCAGGAGGGGACCGTCTTGTCACCGGAGAGGCCACTGATATTCGATTGCAATCTGATGAGGGTGCTGGCATTACGGAGTTGTCCCAACAATACGGTGATCAGCCTTTGAAACCCACATGGACCGTCACCAAAGGTGAAGATCTAGTATCTATTGACGAAGATGGTCATCTTACAGCTCTAGCTCCTGGTGATGTCACCGTACAAGCAAAAGTACCTGGCCTAGCTGCCAACAAAGGGTTTCTATTCATTAAAGCTCTGGGTCGAGTTGGCGTTGTAGGAGATGAAGGAGATATCCACTGGGATATTCTGTCGATGGTCCTCTTCTTTGGGATTAGCCTCTACGTTAACCAAATCCTATCTGGTCAGAGTGGTGGTAGTGGTAACCCTCAGCAGAATGCCATCAATAAATTCACTCCCATCATTTTCTCTGGCATGTTCCTTTTCTTTCCCCTGCCAGCTGGGGTGTTGATGTACATGGTGATTGCCAACGTCTTTCAGACCTTACAGTCTTTTATCCTGTCTCGGGAACCCCTGCCTGAAAACCTCCAGAAGATTGTTGACGCTGAGGCCTCCAAGTCGTCGACCAAATCATCTGACGATGGTCGTAAGCCCCTTCCCTTTGAACCAGGACATTCGAAGAAAAAAGCCTAG
- a CDS encoding PH domain-containing protein, producing MGIREDVYYEGGPHIGDLIINVLLGLTVICLPLTVGAVIRALWLRYRITNRRISVTGGWLGRSRTDIIYSEITKIVTVPRGIGLWGDMVITLQDGSRLELRAVPKFREIYDYINSKLSNRAQAVSGALGS from the coding sequence ATGGGCATTCGTGAGGATGTTTATTATGAGGGAGGTCCCCACATTGGTGATCTCATCATCAATGTACTATTGGGCCTTACGGTAATCTGTTTGCCGCTCACCGTCGGTGCCGTTATCCGCGCCTTGTGGCTACGCTACCGCATCACCAATCGCCGTATTTCCGTCACCGGTGGTTGGCTGGGGCGTAGCCGAACAGACATTATCTACTCCGAGATTACTAAAATCGTGACCGTCCCCCGTGGTATTGGCCTATGGGGAGATATGGTTATCACCCTTCAAGATGGCAGCCGTCTGGAGCTCCGGGCCGTCCCCAAATTTAGAGAAATTTATGATTATATCAATAGTAAGCTATCCAACCGAGCCCAAGCCGTTAGCGGTGCCTTGGGTAGCTAA
- the rnpA gene encoding ribonuclease P protein component, translating to MALPKQHRLRHFKEFAQVYRHGRRAKSPHLSVRVLDAVDPALARESAQPFDLQPQTQQPPRCGISVSQKVSKQAVGRNLWKRRIRAAFQQLLPRLHPGITVVITAHPTVQQCDYRQILQELEQLLMQLEVIDGHS from the coding sequence GTGGCACTACCCAAGCAACATCGGCTGCGGCACTTCAAGGAGTTTGCGCAGGTATATCGTCACGGTCGGCGGGCCAAATCTCCACACTTATCCGTACGAGTTTTAGATGCCGTCGACCCTGCTCTCGCTCGAGAGTCTGCCCAGCCATTCGATCTCCAGCCCCAGACACAGCAGCCACCAAGATGCGGTATCTCCGTTAGCCAGAAGGTGAGTAAGCAGGCTGTTGGGCGTAATCTTTGGAAACGTCGTATCCGAGCGGCTTTCCAGCAGCTCTTACCTCGGCTACACCCAGGCATCACTGTGGTAATTACAGCACACCCCACCGTGCAACAGTGCGATTATCGGCAAATTTTGCAAGAATTAGAGCAGCTGTTGATGCAATTAGAGGTAATCGATGGGCATTCGTGA
- the rpmH gene encoding 50S ribosomal protein L34, whose protein sequence is MTKRTLGGTVRKRKRTSGFRARMRTQTGRRVIRARRSKGRARLAV, encoded by the coding sequence ATGACTAAACGAACTTTGGGAGGCACTGTCCGCAAGCGCAAGCGGACCTCTGGCTTTCGCGCCCGTATGCGTACTCAGACTGGGCGTCGGGTGATTCGGGCTCGCCGCAGTAAGGGACGGGCTCGCTTGGCCGTTTAA
- a CDS encoding DUF2808 domain-containing protein: MVARRIQRYLAIGMAAAGLAIATGLELAAPPTGLAQSTTDGFTLFGGLDPELRLGYNIDYNKPRSTRTRLYLQVRAEKLPREALELEIELPESFFEKNGSFDRSRVELREGTWRGGDNIPVSEVVWDEDSLTLEIYPEQPLAPDSSFVIVIDRVRNPNRYGYHMFLLNMLYQGDTQRQLVGAWPLELAAE; the protein is encoded by the coding sequence ATGGTCGCACGACGGATTCAACGATATTTGGCAATTGGCATGGCAGCTGCTGGGCTTGCGATCGCAACGGGGCTAGAGCTAGCGGCTCCCCCCACTGGACTCGCCCAGAGTACCACTGACGGCTTTACCCTTTTTGGTGGCCTCGATCCAGAGCTACGCCTAGGCTATAACATCGACTATAATAAGCCCCGCAGTACCCGCACCCGCCTGTATCTGCAAGTGCGGGCCGAGAAACTGCCCCGAGAGGCTCTAGAACTAGAAATCGAGTTGCCTGAGTCTTTCTTCGAGAAAAATGGGTCCTTCGACCGCTCGCGGGTGGAGCTGCGAGAAGGTACCTGGCGTGGCGGAGATAATATCCCCGTGAGTGAAGTAGTCTGGGACGAAGACAGCCTCACCCTAGAAATCTATCCAGAACAACCTTTAGCTCCTGATTCCAGCTTTGTCATTGTCATTGACCGAGTACGCAATCCTAACCGCTATGGTTACCACATGTTTTTGCTGAACATGCTCTATCAGGGCGATACCCAGCGACAGCTAGTAGGTGCTTGGCCCCTAGAATTGGCCGCCGAGTAA
- the pntA gene encoding Re/Si-specific NAD(P)(+) transhydrogenase subunit alpha, with protein MTIAIDTSDNPAQSPEGIVPMRIGIPKEVAAGECRVAATPDTVKKLRKLGFDVFVEQGAGVAATFPDPAYEAAGCHIVSDAKSLWQQVDIVLKVRPPQFHPELDIHEADLLRPEQTLASFIGPAQNTALMNHLASREATVLAMDTVPRISRAQKMDALSSMANIAGYRAIIEAANHFGRCFTGQITAAGKLPPAKVLVIGAGVAGLSAIGTARGLGAIVRAFDTRPVVKEQVASMGAEFLELHLEEDGSGEGGYSKEMSQAFIAAEMALFTHQAKDVDIIVTTALIPGKKAPLLITRDMVEAMKPGSVIVDLAAEQGGNCELTHPGEVYTHQGITIVGLTDLPSRMAAQASQLYGNNLYHLLNDLGGSQDFSVDMSDEVIRGTTVIHAGEITWPPPKPSTPAPSAPKSTPEKPPEVVVESPKRGQMVRQVVGLGLVGIALVAVGRWAPESFLSHLTVFVLACFLGWKVIWDVTPSLHTPLMSVTNAISGIIIIGGMLQISNDLTSPTTILGAIAVLLGTINIAGGFLVTQRMLNMFRK; from the coding sequence ATGACCATCGCGATTGATACATCAGACAACCCGGCTCAATCGCCAGAGGGGATCGTACCCATGCGGATCGGTATCCCCAAAGAAGTTGCAGCAGGCGAATGTCGTGTTGCCGCCACCCCAGATACGGTCAAGAAGCTGCGCAAATTAGGCTTCGATGTTTTCGTCGAGCAGGGAGCAGGGGTTGCTGCCACTTTCCCGGATCCGGCCTACGAGGCGGCGGGCTGCCATATCGTCAGTGATGCCAAGTCTCTATGGCAACAAGTCGATATTGTGCTAAAGGTACGACCGCCCCAGTTTCATCCAGAGCTCGATATCCATGAGGCGGACCTGTTACGTCCGGAGCAAACCTTAGCTAGCTTCATCGGGCCCGCTCAAAACACCGCCTTGATGAACCATCTGGCCAGTCGTGAAGCCACTGTTCTGGCCATGGATACTGTGCCTCGCATCTCCCGGGCGCAGAAAATGGATGCCCTCAGCTCCATGGCCAATATCGCCGGCTATCGGGCCATCATTGAGGCCGCCAATCATTTCGGCCGCTGCTTTACGGGACAGATCACAGCTGCAGGAAAGCTGCCACCGGCTAAAGTTCTCGTTATCGGTGCTGGAGTGGCGGGCCTTTCTGCCATTGGCACGGCTCGAGGGCTGGGGGCTATCGTGCGGGCCTTTGATACTCGCCCGGTGGTGAAAGAGCAAGTGGCCAGCATGGGGGCGGAATTTCTGGAGCTGCATCTAGAGGAAGATGGCAGTGGTGAAGGAGGCTACTCCAAAGAGATGAGCCAGGCATTTATAGCGGCAGAGATGGCTTTATTCACTCATCAAGCCAAGGATGTGGACATCATCGTCACCACTGCGTTGATCCCCGGCAAAAAGGCGCCGCTGTTGATTACCCGAGACATGGTGGAAGCGATGAAGCCCGGTTCTGTCATCGTCGATCTGGCGGCTGAGCAGGGGGGAAACTGCGAGCTGACTCATCCGGGCGAGGTGTACACCCATCAGGGCATCACGATTGTAGGCCTGACCGATCTGCCCAGTCGCATGGCCGCTCAGGCTAGTCAACTTTATGGCAATAATCTATATCACCTGCTCAATGATTTAGGCGGATCCCAAGACTTTTCGGTGGACATGAGCGATGAGGTGATTCGTGGCACCACCGTCATCCATGCCGGTGAGATCACCTGGCCCCCACCAAAACCCAGTACTCCGGCACCATCTGCCCCGAAATCAACTCCAGAAAAGCCTCCTGAAGTGGTGGTAGAGTCGCCTAAACGGGGGCAGATGGTCCGGCAAGTGGTCGGCCTAGGCTTAGTTGGAATAGCGTTAGTGGCTGTCGGTCGCTGGGCACCGGAGTCATTTTTGTCTCATCTGACGGTATTTGTGCTGGCCTGCTTTTTAGGTTGGAAGGTGATCTGGGATGTAACACCGTCGCTGCATACTCCCCTGATGAGTGTGACTAATGCTATTAGCGGCATCATCATCATTGGCGGGATGTTACAAATCTCCAATGATTTGACCTCGCCGACGACTATTCTAGGTGCGATCGCAGTACTACTCGGCACCATTAATATTGCCGGTGGCTTTTTGGTGACCCAACGCATGCTGAACATGTTCCGCAAATAG
- a CDS encoding NAD(P)(+) transhydrogenase (Re/Si-specific) subunit beta — protein MSSNLQTVAYIAASALFILSLGGLSYQETAKRGNIYGIVGMAIAFLATALAAQGYVVLALTLMLGIIIGVVAAARVAMTAMPEMVALLNSFVGLAAVLVGFAEYLQPSGGLTGIDIAIHKIEIYLGVFIGMVTFTGSMVAVGKLRAILPSKPLLLPIRHLLNIAMLAGIIGCAVPFMSGSGITGLVPLAITTAISAVLGVHIVMAIGGADMAVVISMLNSYSGWASAAAGFMLSNDLLIITGSLVGSSGAILSYIMCKGMNRSFLNVLLGGFGEGASTASGQAVGSADSVTATSPLETAELLDAADSVVIVPGYGMAVAQAQHGIAEITKLLRQQGKQVRFGIHPVAGRMPGHMNVLLAEANVPYDIVLEMDEISDDLPETDVVLVVGANDTVNPIAMEDPNSPIAGMPVMEVWKAANVVVLKRSLSPGFAGIDNPLFYRDNTRMLFGDAKSNVIAVLGQMQQTSTAVPSPENLVTA, from the coding sequence ATGTCTAGTAACTTGCAAACGGTTGCCTACATTGCAGCCAGCGCTCTCTTCATCCTTAGTTTAGGTGGCCTCTCCTACCAGGAAACTGCCAAGCGGGGTAATATCTATGGCATCGTCGGGATGGCCATTGCCTTCCTGGCCACGGCTTTAGCTGCCCAAGGCTATGTAGTCTTAGCCTTGACTCTAATGCTGGGCATCATCATCGGGGTAGTTGCCGCTGCCCGCGTGGCGATGACAGCCATGCCTGAAATGGTGGCTCTACTCAATAGCTTCGTCGGCTTGGCGGCAGTGCTGGTGGGCTTTGCCGAATACCTGCAACCCAGTGGGGGGCTAACAGGAATTGATATTGCCATCCATAAAATCGAAATTTATCTCGGCGTATTCATCGGCATGGTTACCTTCACTGGCTCCATGGTAGCTGTGGGCAAACTGCGGGCCATTCTCCCTAGCAAACCCCTGCTACTGCCCATCCGTCACTTGCTCAACATCGCCATGCTAGCCGGAATCATCGGTTGTGCTGTTCCGTTTATGAGCGGTAGCGGCATCACCGGACTCGTCCCCCTGGCAATCACGACAGCAATTTCTGCCGTTCTGGGCGTTCACATTGTCATGGCCATCGGCGGGGCCGATATGGCGGTGGTCATTTCCATGCTCAATAGCTATTCTGGCTGGGCCTCTGCAGCAGCGGGCTTCATGCTCTCCAATGATCTGTTGATTATCACCGGATCCCTGGTGGGCAGTAGCGGTGCCATCCTCAGCTACATTATGTGCAAGGGCATGAACCGTTCTTTCCTAAACGTGCTACTAGGAGGCTTCGGCGAAGGCGCTAGCACCGCTTCAGGGCAAGCCGTTGGTTCCGCCGACAGTGTTACCGCCACCTCGCCACTGGAAACCGCCGAACTATTAGATGCCGCTGACAGCGTGGTAATTGTGCCGGGTTATGGCATGGCTGTGGCCCAAGCCCAACATGGGATCGCAGAGATTACCAAACTCCTGCGGCAACAGGGTAAACAGGTCCGTTTCGGCATCCATCCCGTAGCTGGTCGCATGCCCGGCCATATGAATGTGTTGCTGGCAGAGGCCAATGTCCCTTACGACATCGTCTTGGAAATGGATGAGATCAGTGATGATTTGCCGGAAACCGATGTGGTGTTGGTGGTTGGTGCTAACGACACCGTCAACCCGATTGCCATGGAAGATCCCAACAGTCCCATCGCCGGGATGCCGGTGATGGAAGTGTGGAAAGCGGCCAATGTGGTGGTTCTGAAGCGCAGCCTCTCGCCTGGATTCGCTGGCATAGATAATCCGCTGTTCTACCGGGATAACACTCGCATGTTGTTTGGCGATGCCAAAAGCAACGTCATCGCTGTGTTAGGGCAGATGCAACAGACATCAACCGCAGTTCCCTCTCCAGAGAATTTAGTAACAGCCTAA
- the clpS gene encoding ATP-dependent Clp protease adapter ClpS, translating to MTAVISVAPKATSAAPTVAPEKSRQVTRKPYPNYKIIVLNDDFNTFQHVAECLMKYIPGMNGDRAWELTHQIHNEGQAIVWIGPLEQAELYHSQLSRAGLTMAPLEKA from the coding sequence ATGACTGCGGTAATTTCAGTAGCTCCCAAAGCAACGTCAGCCGCCCCAACCGTTGCTCCTGAAAAGTCCCGCCAAGTCACCCGCAAGCCTTACCCCAACTACAAGATCATCGTGCTGAATGATGATTTCAATACATTTCAGCATGTGGCTGAGTGCTTGATGAAGTATATCCCTGGCATGAATGGTGACCGGGCCTGGGAATTAACGCACCAGATTCACAATGAGGGGCAGGCCATTGTTTGGATTGGTCCCCTAGAGCAAGCTGAGCTATATCACAGTCAACTCAGTCGAGCCG